gcacaaTACCTCAAATACAGTGAAACAGAGCGTagtactttaaatacatttaaaaaaatgcaactacaTTGACATACACTTACAAACATCCATCTACCTTGCACACAGCATCATGTCAATACATTTCTGTTGACcgtgtttaagaaaaaaaagtgtgatagAGACTGCATGATGTGTTTTTAGATATGCTTTTAACATTACAGGTCCTGTGGGAGAAATACAAACTGacaaaacaagtaacaaaaaCTTGAATTAAGAATTAATAATATCTATGGAGAGAAAGCAGAAATATAGCAACTCTGTTTTTACACTAGCTTCATTAATCGTCTTTTGTTCAGCACtctgcatactgtatgtgtgtttatacagtattgcATGCTGTAGAATAAATACTGTCACCAGAGAGTAACAGGTGAACAGTTAAGTCATTTTATACAACTTAACAGTCTTACTGCAGCTTTTTCTGGAGGAGTCAATTGATATGTCAGCAGCAGATTAATTGGAATCAGCCTTGATGTGAATGTCAGTTTTACGACTGTTTCAACACTTCAAGTGGTACAGTATTCAACACTTGTGAAAAAGCAAAGCCTGTTCTGTCACTGAAAAATGAATACAgagttttaaaagaaattgtCAGTTTGACACAAGCAGCAGGAGATGATGTGAGTTTACCTGCATTGTCCTGTAATTCTCTGTATGGCACTCATTTAAAGAGCAGATGGGATTTTATCTGGAGGAAAAGCCTTGTTGCTTGTTGGGTGTTTGTCTGATAGCTGCACACATAGCTTAGTGAAATACTTCACTGAATGGCGTTCTACTAGCCTATATAGTTTCTGACTGACTGTTTGACTGTAGAAACTGTGTGGTATGTttcagcaacatttttatttattaacagttgtcaaaacaaacatgtataatatgtaaagaaacaaatgtttcataatttgtttttttctgttattgacTGAAATGTATGTGCATTATGTAGCTTCACTGCATTTTAATATGATGGAAATGCAGTGAAAGTGGGCAATAAAACAATGCAGTGTCATAATGTATTGATATAGAGATGTCTTTTAAATGTCAAGCGGTTGATTTTTCAACGAAAGAGAGAGGAAGACATGTTTCAGCACACATATGACTTGTATACCTATTATACAGTACACAGTCAGGCATCATATTCTGGCTTGTCCCAATTTCCATGTCATTAAACCTTTTCTGACTAGCTTGATGACCAGACCAGCTCCTCATTACCCACCCTGTCACTGGTAGTGGCAAAGAGAGGTCTGCAAACTAACCACTGTTATGACCAGCGCTGTAAGGTGGGTTCTTAATAACCATTGGACTTTTTGTTGAAACTGAGAAACACCCTGAATGAGGGTAAGGCTCGGAGATGAAAATTGAAagcatttgtgtatgtgtgttggtgTAAGCCTTCAAGAGATGGCATGTTGTTTACTGAGATTCAGACTTttaactttcattttctttttgttttaagatGTTACCACACATCCTTATCCAACAAATGAGCTGGTGAAATAATCTAACATTTACTGAACTGTTTACTGAAAACACTTCTAATTCAACTGAAagtaacaaatgtgttttttttatatacattgttttaattaatttaaaaccatCTCATTACAATAGGCAGCTTAAATGTAAGTGGGTCCTAGGTTATGCAGCAGACTAATTCACTAGCCTTTCATGCACCTTACTTTAGAGGCAAGGGTTCAAATCTTActcatcacaaaaccaccatttTGACACAGTTGACAGGCTCAGCTTGATCTAGGCCCAAGACTGAATAGAAGAGGGTGCTTAAGTTACAATTTGAGGTTCGCTATATTTTCAAAAGCACTAATGGCATACAAAGCTAGTCAACTATGGATGTGTCTATCTAAATAAGTTCAACCGATGTTGAATTCCAGGTGGGACTGCAGTAAATATTGTTTGCACAGATTCTCGGAGAAATATATCGCTAAAGAGAAGGCCAGAACAATGGCCCAGAAACTTGCACACCAAAAAAACAATGCCGATTAATACTTAGAACCACAGAGTATAGAACAAATTCACTAGAATGTGAACACAATTGTGGATTGCATTTAGAAGGGTTTGGCAGAGCACCCCTTCCCTGAATAGATGTTGTCGCACTAACGTGAATTTAGTCCACACCACTACACCTAGCTGTGCTTGTAAGCATAGGTGGGTTAAACTACTTTTATATCTGCTAAAACTATTCTTTTTGCACACTCCTCTGCTGTTTTCACTTAAGGCGATTATTAGAAaaaaagccataatagtggtacagtattttatggtagactttgaaatgtcacactttttaatgtcagcttttcattaagtatatggaaaactacaaagttatgtaatgcaatatgttaacgtaacattattcagcaggtttcattcacctttatgaagcaaaattagttctatagggtgatgtaaaacttttggccatagctctacTACAAATATTTCAAAGGCTTAAATGAATTAGAACAtaaatcaacaacaaaataaagggAAAATCATAACCATTGCAGCAAGTCTGTTTCATTTGGTTTCAGGTTACAAGTAGACAACCAAGAATGCAAGTCCTGGCCAAAGTGCTCACAGTGCAGCAAAGGCAGTCCAGAACAAACTCAGTCATTCATCAATGCAGTTCATGTTCCTGTTCGCAAATGACTAAACGTATAGAACCTGTTctgttataatgtttttttctacCTGGTAAGTCTATGCAAGGtataggaaataaataaatgtgatttacaCTGTTGTTTTTGCACAACACTGTCAGATTGCCTACTGATATTCTCAGACCTGGGAACCCTTTTTCAAATAATCTTGTCCGTGCTTTAGAAACCAGGGTATTTTCTGGCACAGGGTTCCACAGGTATGATGCTTTATTACAGATATCAATGAGTGTGCCAATCAAAGGGGAGACTGCTCCCAGTACTGCAACAACACAAGCTACATGTGTCAATGCTACCTAGGCTACAGCTTCAGACAAGACAACACAACCTATACAGGTAAGCAAGATCAGAATATACCACAGTGGTGGTTCAGCAATAAGGGCACACTTTATGGTACCACAAATACAAGTATAATCCTGATGGGCTGTTTGTTGGCAGTTATTTTAGATATTGAGTGTCAAGAACAGCCTTCCAGATGTTTCAAGACTACAAACACACTGGGATCCTATAAATGTACCTGCAGACCAGGATATAGTGGGATGAATACAACTGCACAGGTAAGGACATTTTCACAAATGATGGGGATACTCATCCAGTGTCTGGATGACAGGATTTTAAGTACTCCAAATACAGTTTCAATACAGAACAATTATAACGCGCTGGTGAATAAAGGCCATTTCTACCCAAATTGAAGGATGATATATCCCTCAAGATGTGTTGTGTGTGCCTCTGAAAATGCTGCTCGTAGCCAGTGATGATATCCTGGAATTGTGAAGCTCATCATTTGCCTCCATCTGGCAAGCTTCATTGATTTGCACTGTGAACAAATTTATTATAGCTTAAATACGTTTATAAATAAACCATCCATAGCTATTAAACACTCCAATATTTTAGAaagtctaaaataaataacacatttaatgaTAAATGAAACTGCGTAGAATGGTAATACTGTTATCCCACTGAGGGACTTTCCACTGTATGTTTATTGTGCAATGTTCATAATGAGTAAGATAAATCGCTCCTGGCGAGAAACTAACAATGGATAAATATCTGATGTATTTAGATCTacattgatttttgtttgatggtttgtttTCTTATGAATATATCATATTCAACAAAATATACTGGAGAACAAAGGTAGAAAAATAACCTTTCAACTGTAGCACAAGAAGATGATGAGTAGTTAATGTAACCCAAGGAGTACTGAGTGTCTGGGTAATCGACAAAAAATGTCTAAGTCACATGGCACACCTGTCTTCATGGCAATTGGACCTAATCTAACAATACAGCCACTGTCCTATGAAATGCCTTCCTTTATTTACCTATTGGACGTATAacgaccctattcacaaaacaataGCTCAGGAACAATTCAACTTATTGAGTTAACGTaagtgttttgttgaaaaaaaattgttttgattaaacttttctatactttttttatGGACTGAACaacggtaaaaataaataaatgaatactgttCTATCAATCAAAACAGGCAAGGCATTCAAAAATGGCTTTCAATAACGCACAAGTTAAACGCTCTGTGAATACAGTACTGACTGTTGGTTTAACCACTTTGATTTCCCTCCCAGGACCCGTCCCTTACTAGAGAGCATGgtggagtgggagtgggagtgggagggGGTGCACCCCGCTGGAGTGATCGTCCTCGAGGTGTTAACACTGCTCCTCTTCCTCCTGCTCTTGCTGTGTCGCAAGAGGAGGTAAGAGACGTGCCACACTAATGTCAAGTTAATATACAGGTACCCCCAGACGTCAAgctatttttaatgggaaatgtttGGAGTAACCTACTGTATGAATGATTAAGTATAAGGGAATGTCCTATGTCTTTATTTTCTCCTAGACGTTTTTAAGAAGTATTTTTAAGGAAGAGAAATTGACTCCCAAATAAGTATTTTAGACGTGCATACTTCACAGCCCCTGATCGGCACTAATCTTGGGACAGCCTTACCTAAATCCATGATTAGTGCAAATTGGGGTCTGTGGAACTAGACACCTCCCTATTAAAGGTGAGCCAGCACGATTTTAATgcacaatatactttttttttttttaagacagcctttaaaaaacattataGATAGTGtcatttattgtttttggttttttttccacttgCACTAGGTCAGATTCTATTCCAAGACCACAGAAATCACCTGTGAGAGAACttttaattgaataaaaataaatgaccaAATTTTCATATGGCTTTCTGGGAACAAAACAGATATGCTCTTGCTACCGTCTGTTTGGTTTGGACAGACACTctaattaataaatgtgtttcttctcTTGTAGGCCTATTACAACTTCTGCATCTGAGACAAGCCGCTGTCACGGGacataagttagcgtttgcctttttgagcctttctacgcatttGCGAAttttagtactgtatttgtattatatcTTTAGCTCTAATTCTGTATATAAGCTGTGGCTGGGGACAGTGTTACTAACATActtgatttattatatataacatatagaataattccacttactataacaattataataaaatgcataaataaaaaatcatttcaatcgctataaacaataaaaaagaaaacttaaatataccaaaaaaaccctcccttttttataatttttttttttttcagaaccagCTCGTCTCGTTATTTGGTTCATGAAACAAACAGTTAGACGTGTATCTATGTTGCAATTAAATATCTGTAGAACCCTCCTGGATTTTACAGTAGCATTGCATTACTGTCCTCcctactaaccacaggatcattcATCCCTAGTTAGTACACTGCTTTTTAGTTTGTTGCTATTGACCAATTTTGAGTATTGTTCTCTATCACTTGATAAGGATGACCTAACAAATTGTTATATCATTTTCAGAGATTAAGAGTGAAGTTCTACCTTTTCTAGAACCCTGATGTCAGTAGTCTAATCAAACCAATCGGAACAATCAAGCAATAACCGCATGTCAAGAAACCATTTTGGGCTGAATGTACTAGTTTTAAGGCAAAAATGCATTCTTAGTTTGGTCTTTTTGAATTGTAAAATAATGATGCTGGTTCATTACGATTGTGTGCGAATGTAGAAATATaaattacatataatataaacTAATTTATCAAAAAGGCTGTGCATGTGTTGCTCTATaacattattatgtattgtgtttaGTTGTTTCTATACGTACAATGTGTGTTTCATGAAAGTGGTAATTATGTAAAATGTTAGTCTTGCAAGAGGAGAATCGTTAGAGCTAAAATAGGACTTCAGTGATGTataacatttctttttgttttctgtgcactttattattgtgtttatatgtTACGACCGGTATGATGGGCAGATTTGTAATCATTACCACTTACAGTagaagctgatttttttttttaaatctgtatttaccTTGGTAATGCATACCGCTaccatttctataaaaaaaaatatataaatgagtgAAAATGAATAATGTTGTTCTATAGTGTCATTTgttagtctgtgttaaggtgctttgactttCATTCATATACATAAGTAACACAGGCTCATCTCTGTGTAGTAGTAAGAGCCATCACCATCTAGTGAACACAGATTTCCAGAAATCCAAAAGAAAACTTAATCCACACTAGATGGTGTGCAAACTTTGCAATATGAACCACAAGAACACAATTAAAAGGGCAAGACGGCGGtaggaaatatataaaaatgtaattccaaaTCACTTTGCAAAAATTGCACTTTTATTGTACTAATTTATTGTGTTAATTTGTACCATGCAGTGCCCGAAATAACAGCTTGCACTGAGATTGGGGCTTACTCCAGTCTTGATGTACTGTAGAGTTACTtaattcaatttatatatattatatataatatatatatatatatatatatatatatatatattatatatatatatataatatatattgtttggCTACTTAGTGGAATGTTATTGACTTTAAGAAATTCATatcaaaacagaacgaaatttcaatgtaccatttgtaattcagtaatatgagagaattggtcaggggtctgaatacttttgcaagccactgtatatatatataaaagcttaTGACCCCATGCTAACCCCCTCTCAAACACATACAATGTTCCATgtagaaaagattttaaaaatcaacCGTTTTACAGTGCATACTATTACAGTAGTATACAGTGCATTAATAACAACCTTATGTGGGGTTGTTATCAGTCCATGATTAGACTCCATTGACACAATCCATATGTTAAACTTACCCTCCCACTGTGCAGACCAACCATACCTATTTGAATGGGAAGCCTGAAGTGATTGGAGGGGAAATATACATCCATGTGAGAAATGTGTTCAGGTTAAGTGAATGCCAATTTAACCTTGCTACATGTATATGATTAGAGATTAAAATGAGGACAGGAGAGCTGCCAGTACTTCACTGACCTTTGTTAGATTGATTGTTTATTTTGACTGTGCTTAAATGCATAGCTTAAAATCAGGAGTCACAGAAAAAATGGAGGGAAAATgtgcaatctttaaaaaaaaaaaaaaaaaaggcacaataaacaagctatcaagcaaaaaaaaaaacattaagtacaGGCTTTCTTAATAGATGACCACTCTTGGTTTCAGAACTGAGAGGTCAAAggcagctttcctctccccctgAGTTCCTCTCTGAACTGACTTGCTCACTCAGGGCAGGAGCTGCAACACAGTGTTGCTACACAGGGTCACTGAAAGATGCACATTGCAGCACATACAGTACACTTAAATGGACAAAACTTTGAACTGAGTGGAAACATAACTCGTGCTGGAAGGCACTATATAGGtgcaactgtttaaatgtttgtttatattacttTTCATTGACTTTATCCAGAGACTGACCAACATAAAATACATAGGTGCCATGACCAACATTCACAGTATTTAATTATTCTTGTAACAAACGTCTGTGCAAACTTTCCTGAATTTAAGGAAATGGATTCCCAGAATATATAGCCTTCATTTGCTAAACCAATCATGTCATAACACATGAATATCAGATACCAGTACTGTCAATGTCCTGTTCTCtcaaagaatgtccttaccaagtttcttCATAATTGAATGGCtggaaacattttaaagtaataagCACCTTGGTTACCCTTTTTGCTAGAGATATATAAAATATGGGATTTTTGTGCAAAATGAGTAGAAGGCATCAGATATGGTAAAGGTAGCTTCAACTTTTGGGTAAATGCACTGAAACTTTTTTcaatatataccgagcatcaaaagaaagtaTCACTATATGAgcactaaaataaacatattacttATATCTGGAtacaattcactagatgtgatcaaaaaatggcAATCtcttttagagcaggtgcagtgactttttattgtgttgattaacaactgacattgtgaagatgctgcaaaatgatctgtcgatcttgggcaggtgttgtgactcttgggctctcagttcgtggcctgtcattgacagtgtgtgtctggttataccgtatctccaggtttgaaattgctagcTATGAGCACACAAGActgagccacagtacactgccatAGTCCAGTCTCCAACATGCTGAtagcacgaaggcgctgctctcttgacatgtggcataatgtatttttttctatgattttcaattagttttattcaagcttacaattaaacagctgaaatcactcgaTATCCAGTGTCCCAaccaactgtctcactaattaattaggtgattaagtgcatatgcttcagtcatagtcactcgaGCGTGTCATgggcaaggatgaatgatcgagtgattgaAAAGAAACCAGAAATATTTCGACAATGTcaatcatttatatactttttttctaaatgtgttataatagtggtttcttttaatgcttgggtgtgtatataatatatatatatatatataaaatttaattatGAAAGTGCCCTTCCATTTCCTTAAGTAAGGGTTCACTTTAGATCAGCAGCTGAAATATTTCAACTATAAGAAACAGAAGAACATTATTAGATATGATATTCCCAGCAATTCATTCCTTCAAAATCTCCTGTATTAAACTGGTCCAGTTCATTgttcttgctaaaaaaaaaaaaaaaaaaaagagagagagaaaacaaacacaatttcaaaAGGGTTCCAGCTGCTTGGACCCCTAATCATGCCATGCCACAGCATTGTCACAGAAGACACAGCAATATTCTACAATCTGatttcaccagcaggggtcaggattggtaacagcagtgtatcacacaacttTGGCTGCAACAtttaattcacttttttgttAGAAATCCACACTGGCAACAATGAGATTTTTCAGAGCTACATTACAGGCCCTGGAGACATTAAAAAGGTTGATGTGTGAGGGCACATTGGAAACATACCTGAAGAGCACGTCCTGTGGTCTCGATGGGCAAAAACCAAACTGCGACTGCACATATAAAACACGCAACGGAAAACGGACACAGAGCTGTGGCCACTGATTTTGACATTAGAACCTGAAAGATGAAATAGTATGGAGGTTCCAATCAGTAagtttagttgtatttatttctaaaaatgGACTTCTGATCCTTACAAACTTtgcattcatattaaaatacacacTCACTCTCTGCACTACTGTGACCTTTTCACTAGATTAGGGAGGAAGATACTGTACATAGgagatgtttaataaaatataactgcTTACCTGAGCTATGAAGGGCGCCGTCATTCCACCAATACGACTAGCCGAGTTACAAAAACCCATTCCTACAGAGCGCATTGTAGTGGGGTATACCTGCAtggaacagcaacaacaaaaccaaTTCAGCAAGTGGGGACTGTGACTGTGCAGGTACCTTTCAATTGAACAGCAGCAAGATTTCAAAACCTGTATGTTCCATTCCAAGATCTTGCCGAAGCAGTTTAAACCAATTAACAGCTTATGAGTAAGTAGTTTAAAATTGCATTATTAACAATTATAAAATTTCAGGGATAGACTGATGCATTTGTATTGAAAGTAGCAAACTGGTTTACCCACCTCTGCAGTATAAATGTAAACAGTGTTAAAATTTGTTGACGCAAGGGCACGaagaataaataacaacacagtcAATCCAAAActaagagaaagagaaaaaggcAAGTAAGCACTACTGTAGATATATTTGAATGTAGGTATCCACATGGTGATGTTCACTCTAAGTTGCATTTCTGTAACTGTTTGgttcaattttacaaaaaaaatgacagaaccTGAGGCCAGAACACTTACACAGTAATCGGGTGATAATTACCAAAACACTGGGACAGGACAGAACTAGAAACTATGAACTTTGGCATAAATACCTTGTTAAATCTGTACCACTATGTTATAACAGTAGGACAAAGTCAGCCAGTGCAAGCAGTTTTTGCACTTGCCCAAGTCTGAACATCGTTTTACCTGCTGAACCAATAAAGTGCTAAACACAGCTGTAACATGAATACCATTCACTTTAAAATGACCAAACCTCTGTAGCTTCAGTACCTTGTTGTACAGATGTTGAGAAGGAGGAAGAAAATTCCAGTTATCAGTGTGGAAATAGTTAAGGAAAGTCGTCTCCCTAAGACATTTAATGTTGCGATATTCAAAGGTAcaactgggggggaaaaaagaaaaatggtgtgCAACCAACTATAGCAAATGcatccattacaaaaaaaacacaaaacaatcagttttttttttcctttttagacAAGGATTGgctgattgatttaaaatgtaaagcaagTATATAGTTAGATTATTGGAATTTTTGCCTTCATCCATGAAGCTATAGGTGAATCTTTCACAATACAGCATTCAACCTGCAATCCAATATAGGTGGTAGTATTTTGGTAGAACGAGGTTGCAGTTTCAAGTTCAATGCCATACCTACCTGTGTCTAAGACACAACTGAAAACGTGTGCAAATTATCAGTGGTATTTCTTACATGCAATCTCTCCAAGAGTGCTAATAAGCATTGTGTGATAATCTGAGGGTCCAAACGAGCTGCAGTGGCATGGGGAACCATCAGCTTCATTGGTCTTTGTTCCTGCTTGGGTGCCACAGACAAGATTTCGCTCAAGCAGCTCAGAGCTGGCCAGGATAATTCCATAGTATGAAAAAGAGGCAACAAACCTGAAAACAATTTCAGACATAactgtagaaataaaataaacattttttttctttaagcattcCAACTTActaaataacaccgtgtaacaatttttttttttttttttttgttcctgggtagtaagtgttatttcctaattgcttatgcctcaaaagtatagaaaatggctattattccccacaaactttgcttttgtgaccaggacagtgatatttcaaaatatcactatttccaatgggaaaaccggcaaatgtgtgtcttttcgttcacataaagtcagaaaaaaacaacatatgaatccaaattaacatgtatttatactaaagtaataaaaaaatgactacaaaagatttagaagcgagtagtttttcgagatttacgattatactgtatttacagtataatcgtaaatctcgaaaaactactcacttaatagccattttctatacttttgaggcataaccaattaggaaataacgcttactacccaggaacaaaaattgtgttacatagtgtaattatcaAAGTTCTCATTTCAGATCACAACTAAGTGAACTGAGTGCAGAAAGCTATTATAGTTTAATATACTCAGTCTGTaaggcacaaaaaaacaaacattaccatGAATACCACAATATCAGTGATGTTCTCCGATACGAAGGAGTTAATAAATCCAGAAAATATCCTCTCCTTTCCTGCAAGTTAATGACATAATATAGTTGAGCATGAGACTGGATTTTTCACTGAAATATCAGAGTTTTATCTTAactaatattttctttaatagttCTTGACTAAATcatgattttttaaaactcagtAGTTTAAGCGCTCCTTTGAACTCAATATAGGCCTCAGAGCCATGTCTGGTCTCCAGgtcaagtgtatatatatatatatatatatcaatatatatatatatatataatcatatatatatatatatatatatattatatattgtagagGATATTATCAagataacaacaacaaaagtaaGTAGTTAAAAtcccctttttttcattttttgggaTAGTAGTTTTTTAGTTAAATGTTTGATTAGATACATGTAAAGGTTTTTatattataatctttttttttttttttaacacagcagaAAACTACTGATACCAAGAAataattttcagtttgtttgaaaaaagaaaataatttggtgagaaaaaaataaatcccttttcatttaaatataagtACTTACCACAACAGACTCCACTAATCTTCCCTCCGGCAAGCAAGCCCGATTCATTTTTGCAATTTTCTGCAGAGTTTCTATGGCAGCTTTGGTGTTTCCTGATGAGACATTGTACCTGGCAGACTCAGGAATAAACTGTAGATACATATTAGAATCCTTATTCATTTTAATGCTTTTACCTTGAGTTTAGTCAGATATCTCCCCATTCTCTTAGATGTGCATTTATTAAGCAGGGAGGCAATTGGAATGCCCCTGTACTGGTAAGGGTGAAGGTTAGGGAGAAGGAATTGAACTGTGGCTATATACATTGCCCACCCATCTCAAACAGAAAATCACATGTTTCTGAAGAGTCTAGATATTTGTCTTCAACTGCTTTACCACAAACTGAGCCTTCAgctctgcaatatttttttttttttgtattgtagaaTTAGCTATGGGGAGAgacaaaatacatactgtacaaaaaatgtTCAATTTGGCAGAGCTTTATACAGTTCTACACTGTAACAATGgcgtgttttaaatgtattatatccTGTGGTATAATATATAGTAATGTTTGTATATCATGGTACTCTTCTTACTTTTCTCCTCTTTGTGCATAAATACCTTACACACCTCTGTGACTCAGTTAACATGTCTTAGTCTCCCTCCCCGTCTTCTATTAGTTTCATTTATTGTCCTGCACTACAGCtttcattacaaacaaaaaacacactattGTGTCAGTCATTAGTGGACATATCATAAAAACAGAATGACAACAGATTCTCGTGAACCTAGCAACTCATCTTGCCTTAAATCGTTTTAGAACAAATTCAAACAGAACACAAGAGAATGCTTTTACATTCAGACAATCCAGGGTGTGCAATGAGATAACCGCACCATTCTAATAGGGGGCGGTGCTCCTGCTTACAGACCACCAGCAGTGTCTGACTGTCACAGAATTACCATCTACAGGTGTACACTAAGTTTTAACACAATACATTCTGTAACAGCGAACTAAAACAAGTCATTTCTTGGAAGCTTGAGATTACTTACTAAAAAtcctcaaataaaatacaaaaaaaaaaaaacctttagcgTGAACAGTACTGCGCTGTATAGTTagaaaaacaatttaattttaagatgttaaaaaatacatcagaTGTTTATATCAT
This window of the Polyodon spathula isolate WHYD16114869_AA chromosome 7, ASM1765450v1, whole genome shotgun sequence genome carries:
- the LOC121318089 gene encoding fibrillin-1-like, which encodes MCQCYLGYSFRQDNTTYTVILDIECQEQPSRCFKTTNTLGSYKCTCRPGYSGMNTTAQDPSLTREHGGVGVGVGGGAPRWSDRPRGVNTAPLPPALAVSQEEAYYNFCI
- the LOC121318090 gene encoding putative transporter SVOPL, with translation MNTTMKRKTMINTIYLEELNQESNESHTEATEEKTYTVEDAVETIGFGRFHVLLFFIMGSTSIVEATEIMLLAVVSPAIRCEWRLEDWQVAFVTTMVFLGFMVCSLFSGYLADKYGRWKIVFGCFVWGLYFSLLTSFAPTYGWFVFLRAMVGVGVSGHSQGFVLKTEFLPKKYRGFMLPLASFFWLIGSLMVIVLGLAVVPTYGWRWLIRISTIPSIVLIVLFKFIPESARYNVSSGNTKAAIETLQKIAKMNRACLPEGRLVESVVERRGYFLDLLTPSYRRTSLILWYSWFVASFSYYGIILASSELLERNLVCGTQAGTKTNEADGSPCHCSSFGPSDYHTMLISTLGEIAFVPLNIATLNVLGRRLSLTISTLITGIFFLLLNICTTSFGLTVLLFILRALASTNFNTVYIYTAEVYPTTMRSVGMGFCNSASRIGGMTAPFIAQVLMSKSVATALCPFSVACFICAVAVWFLPIETTGRALQQEQ